A section of the Akkermansia muciniphila genome encodes:
- a CDS encoding glycoside hydrolase family 2 TIM barrel-domain containing protein, translating to MKVTPILTAAACLAGSFSLYADTVSDQEEAASSTGAYSVAGALRLPENITKRDVYGMNVGWKLFKGKNAPEGVTSPDFNDSSWESVNLPNGIELLPEEASGCSNYQGPVWYRKTFTPPARLEGKRNTLYFEGIMGKSEIWVNGEKAAEHFGGYLPVIVNLDKWLKPGQKNVIVVKTDNSNDGSYPPGKPQEGLDFAYFGGIYRDVYLISTGPVYITDPNEAGTVAGGGVFFRTESLDSRTRKGKVGVKVQVANDTDKEQKVRVQALMTDPKGVDPVGETAPLVIPPHSTGEVDIPLVISNVKPWSPDNPNLYTLSVEVWNAAGGNNAKDPAHLLDNRSMRVGVRTVEITEKGLVLNGSLFPEKLIGGNRHQDFARLGNAAPNNLQWQDAVKLRKAGMRVIRSAHYPQDPAFMDACDRLGLFVIVATPGWQFWGKGPFADRVYDDIRQMVRRDRNHPSVMMWEPILNETHYPADFAKKARDLVHEEYPYKGCYTACDAVAQGNQYYEVLYAHPATGDKHWSIKERKDSKPYFTREFGDNVDTWSAHNSTSRAARHWGEVPMMVQALHYLKTPFPYTTYDTLDAAPAYHFGGCLWHPFDHQRGYHPDPFYGGILDAFRQPKTSYYAFMSQRPQKTRNELGSGPVVYIANECTPFSPEDVTVFSNCDSVRLSVNGGAPVEKKVASYPNGLKRVPVVFPKAWDFMENKKLARAGKEGAVKLVAEGLINGKVVTRHEVRPARRAEKIRLRLDREEGVELCANGSDVFAVVAEVTDGRGTVKRLNDEELVFSVEGPAELLTDSPDGTLTQPVKWGSAPALVRLGTKPGTVKVKASVKHPGSQKPVSGVLKFDTKAPGLKMLFTEDAVGRAKKNAGVPSSAAAPASEREKSLQMELEKVRHELNTLRNDKVSAQQTHFE from the coding sequence ATGAAAGTCACTCCCATTCTGACGGCGGCAGCATGCCTGGCCGGTTCCTTCTCTCTTTATGCCGACACGGTTTCCGACCAGGAGGAAGCTGCGTCATCCACGGGAGCCTATTCCGTGGCGGGAGCCCTGCGACTGCCGGAAAACATAACGAAAAGGGATGTCTACGGCATGAACGTGGGCTGGAAGCTGTTCAAGGGGAAGAATGCCCCGGAGGGGGTGACCAGTCCCGATTTTAACGATTCCTCCTGGGAATCCGTCAATCTCCCCAACGGCATTGAGCTTCTCCCGGAAGAAGCCAGCGGCTGTTCCAACTACCAGGGCCCGGTATGGTACCGGAAGACGTTCACGCCCCCCGCCCGGCTGGAAGGGAAGAGGAACACCCTGTATTTTGAAGGCATCATGGGGAAGAGCGAGATTTGGGTGAACGGTGAAAAGGCCGCGGAACATTTTGGCGGGTATCTTCCCGTGATTGTTAACCTGGACAAGTGGCTGAAGCCGGGGCAAAAGAACGTCATCGTCGTGAAAACGGACAATTCCAACGACGGTTCCTATCCTCCCGGCAAGCCCCAGGAGGGTCTGGATTTCGCCTACTTTGGGGGCATTTACCGTGACGTTTACCTGATTTCCACCGGGCCCGTGTACATCACGGACCCGAACGAGGCCGGAACCGTGGCAGGGGGCGGCGTCTTTTTCCGGACGGAATCCCTTGATTCCCGCACCCGCAAGGGCAAGGTGGGAGTGAAGGTGCAGGTGGCCAACGATACGGACAAGGAACAGAAGGTGCGCGTGCAGGCGCTGATGACGGACCCCAAGGGCGTGGACCCCGTAGGAGAGACGGCCCCGCTGGTCATTCCGCCCCATTCCACGGGTGAGGTGGATATTCCCCTGGTGATCTCCAATGTGAAGCCGTGGTCACCGGACAATCCCAACCTGTACACCCTGAGCGTGGAAGTGTGGAATGCCGCGGGAGGGAATAATGCCAAGGACCCGGCCCATCTGCTGGACAACCGTTCCATGAGGGTGGGCGTCCGCACGGTGGAAATTACGGAAAAGGGGCTGGTGCTGAACGGCTCCCTGTTCCCTGAAAAACTGATTGGCGGCAACAGGCACCAGGATTTTGCCCGGCTGGGGAATGCCGCGCCCAACAACCTGCAATGGCAGGACGCCGTAAAGCTGAGGAAGGCAGGCATGCGCGTAATCCGCAGTGCCCATTATCCGCAGGACCCGGCCTTCATGGACGCCTGCGACCGCCTGGGCCTCTTTGTCATCGTCGCCACGCCGGGCTGGCAGTTCTGGGGCAAGGGGCCTTTTGCTGACCGGGTTTATGACGACATCCGCCAGATGGTGCGCCGGGACAGGAACCATCCCTCCGTGATGATGTGGGAGCCCATTTTGAACGAGACCCATTACCCGGCGGATTTCGCCAAGAAGGCCCGCGACCTGGTGCATGAGGAATACCCGTATAAGGGCTGTTACACCGCTTGTGACGCGGTGGCCCAGGGCAACCAGTATTACGAGGTGCTGTACGCCCACCCGGCCACGGGGGACAAGCACTGGTCCATCAAGGAGCGGAAGGACAGCAAGCCGTATTTCACCCGTGAATTCGGGGATAACGTGGACACCTGGTCCGCCCACAATTCCACCTCCCGCGCGGCACGGCACTGGGGTGAAGTCCCCATGATGGTGCAGGCCCTCCATTACCTCAAGACTCCCTTCCCGTACACCACGTATGACACCCTGGACGCCGCGCCGGCCTACCACTTCGGCGGTTGCCTGTGGCATCCCTTCGACCACCAGCGCGGTTATCATCCGGACCCCTTCTACGGCGGCATTCTGGATGCCTTCCGCCAGCCCAAGACCTCTTATTACGCCTTCATGTCCCAGCGGCCCCAGAAAACGCGTAACGAGCTCGGCTCCGGTCCCGTGGTGTACATTGCCAACGAGTGCACGCCCTTTTCCCCGGAAGACGTGACGGTGTTTTCCAACTGTGATTCCGTCCGCCTGAGCGTCAACGGAGGCGCGCCGGTGGAAAAGAAGGTGGCGTCCTATCCCAACGGCCTTAAGCGCGTTCCCGTCGTGTTCCCGAAAGCCTGGGATTTCATGGAAAACAAGAAGCTTGCCCGTGCCGGCAAGGAAGGCGCGGTGAAGCTGGTGGCGGAAGGCCTGATTAACGGCAAGGTGGTGACCAGGCATGAAGTGCGCCCGGCCCGCAGGGCGGAAAAAATCCGCCTGCGCCTGGACCGTGAGGAAGGCGTGGAGCTGTGCGCCAACGGTTCCGACGTGTTTGCCGTGGTGGCGGAAGTCACGGATGGCCGCGGAACGGTGAAACGCCTGAATGATGAGGAACTCGTCTTTTCCGTGGAAGGTCCTGCCGAGCTGCTGACGGATTCACCGGACGGTACCCTCACCCAGCCCGTCAAGTGGGGCTCCGCTCCGGCGCTGGTGCGCCTGGGCACGAAGCCCGGCACGGTGAAGGTGAAGGCCTCCGTGAAGCATCCCGGCTCCCAAAAACCCGTTTCCGGCGTCTTAAAGTTTGACACGAAGGCTCCCGGGTTGAAAATGCTCTTCACGGAAGATGCCGTAGGCAGGGCGAAGAAGAACGCCGGCGTGCCGTCTTCTGCGGCGGCGCCTGCTTCCGAACGGGAGAAATCCCTCCAGATGGAGCTGGAAAAGGTGCGCCATGAACTCAATACCCTGCGCAATGACAAGGTAAGCGCCCAGCAGACACACTTTGAATAA
- a CDS encoding MauE/DoxX family redox-associated membrane protein: MLREKIVRICLLLLRLGMGGFFLFVAGRKLFHLDQLQATIDRFAIFPEAWGHPLACLGVACEIVVGLGLLFRRTCAGAALLGSALTFTFVALFVQGWIRGLSLSCNCIGVEREVTSYPFEVAWRLGLFLLMLVILWNSCRKGKTYFNVTRLDFSEM; encoded by the coding sequence ATGCTGAGAGAAAAAATAGTCCGTATCTGCCTGCTCCTGCTCCGGCTGGGAATGGGGGGCTTTTTTCTCTTTGTGGCGGGGCGCAAGCTGTTCCACCTGGACCAGCTCCAGGCGACTATTGACCGGTTCGCCATTTTCCCGGAGGCCTGGGGGCATCCCCTCGCCTGCCTGGGGGTGGCGTGCGAGATAGTGGTAGGGCTGGGGCTTCTGTTCCGCAGAACCTGCGCCGGCGCCGCGCTGCTGGGCAGTGCGCTGACGTTCACGTTTGTGGCCCTCTTTGTGCAGGGCTGGATCAGGGGGCTTTCCCTCTCCTGCAACTGCATCGGCGTGGAAAGGGAGGTGACCAGCTATCCCTTTGAAGTGGCGTGGAGGCTGGGGCTGTTCCTGCTGATGCTGGTGATCCTGTGGAACTCCTGCCGCAAGGGGAAGACGTATTTCAATGTGACGCGCCTGGATTTCAGTGAGATGTGA
- a CDS encoding M42 family metallopeptidase codes for MKISDDSLEFLTELLETPSPSGFEIDAQRIWADELRKYTEDVQCDTYGNTWAVVHADAEDAPTLMIEAHADEIGFMIRHITKDGFLYVERVGGTDTAIARGRRVRFLGSQGEVMGVTGNTAIHLREPGEKEPKIWEIYVDVGASSDKEVAELGLRVGHVGVYCDGPMLMNESKLVCRALDNRLSGFILSEIARKLCKLKKPLAWNVALVNAVQEEVGCIGAGMITHRLRPDAAICIDVTHATDSPGLDKGKFGDIKLGGGPAVIHGTANHPNLVARLEIVADKNKIPLQHEAAGRRTGTDTDSIYVSRNGVASALVSVPLRYMHSPVETAALTDVENTVKLLLELIKSLKPEDTFGHKL; via the coding sequence ATGAAGATCAGCGACGACAGCCTTGAATTTTTAACGGAACTTCTGGAAACGCCCAGCCCCTCCGGGTTTGAAATAGACGCCCAGCGCATTTGGGCGGATGAACTGCGCAAGTATACGGAAGACGTCCAGTGCGATACCTACGGCAATACCTGGGCCGTTGTCCACGCGGACGCGGAGGACGCCCCCACGCTGATGATTGAAGCCCATGCTGATGAAATCGGATTCATGATCCGCCATATCACCAAGGACGGCTTCCTGTACGTGGAGCGCGTGGGCGGCACGGATACGGCCATTGCCCGCGGCCGCCGCGTGCGCTTCCTGGGTTCCCAGGGGGAAGTGATGGGCGTAACCGGAAACACGGCCATCCATCTGCGGGAGCCCGGTGAGAAGGAACCTAAAATATGGGAAATCTACGTTGACGTAGGCGCCTCCTCTGACAAGGAGGTGGCGGAACTCGGCCTGCGCGTGGGCCATGTGGGCGTCTATTGCGACGGCCCCATGCTGATGAATGAAAGCAAGCTGGTGTGCCGCGCCCTGGACAACCGGTTGAGCGGCTTCATTCTCTCGGAAATAGCCAGGAAACTGTGCAAGCTGAAAAAGCCCCTCGCCTGGAATGTAGCGCTCGTGAACGCCGTCCAGGAGGAAGTGGGCTGCATCGGCGCGGGAATGATTACCCACCGCTTGCGTCCGGACGCGGCTATCTGCATTGACGTGACGCACGCAACGGACTCCCCCGGACTGGACAAGGGCAAATTTGGAGACATCAAGCTGGGCGGCGGCCCCGCGGTCATCCACGGCACGGCCAACCATCCCAATCTGGTGGCGCGCCTGGAAATCGTGGCGGACAAGAACAAGATCCCGCTCCAGCATGAAGCCGCCGGACGCCGCACCGGAACGGATACGGACAGCATCTACGTTTCCCGCAACGGCGTAGCCTCCGCCCTGGTATCCGTGCCCCTGCGCTACATGCACTCCCCGGTGGAGACGGCGGCCCTCACGGACGTGGAAAACACCGTCAAGCTCCTGCTGGAACTGATCAAGTCCCTGAAGCCGGAAGACACCTTCGGCCACAAGCTGTAA
- a CDS encoding phosphoribosylformylglycinamidine synthase subunit PurQ gives MPHALLLKYPGTNCDAETERALRAAGFSTQVQPIATATQEHVAKSQLVVLSGGFSYGDYVTSGRLAQLETERFLGDALHRHHANNGLILGICNGFQILTKMGILPSSSLIDNKRERFECVWAKLVKVAKDSPFLQGLPDEFELPSAHAEGRLVTKPGDAEKYLAAGNVALQYVENRDGCECSIAGLQDSTGRAMGLMPHPERFLLPRHHYDKDWAGHEDWGWGYFLFKSAFDALK, from the coding sequence ATGCCTCACGCACTTTTACTGAAATACCCCGGCACCAACTGTGATGCGGAAACGGAACGCGCCCTGCGCGCCGCCGGCTTCTCCACCCAGGTCCAGCCCATCGCCACGGCCACGCAGGAACACGTAGCCAAATCCCAGCTCGTCGTCCTCAGCGGCGGCTTCAGCTACGGGGACTACGTCACCAGCGGACGCCTGGCCCAGCTGGAAACGGAACGCTTCCTGGGAGACGCCCTGCACAGGCACCACGCCAATAATGGCTTGATCCTGGGCATCTGCAACGGGTTCCAGATCCTTACCAAAATGGGCATCCTTCCTTCCTCCAGCCTGATTGACAACAAGAGGGAACGCTTTGAATGCGTGTGGGCCAAACTGGTGAAGGTGGCCAAGGATTCCCCCTTCCTGCAAGGCCTCCCGGATGAATTCGAACTGCCTTCCGCCCACGCGGAAGGGCGCCTGGTCACCAAACCCGGCGACGCGGAAAAATACCTGGCCGCCGGCAACGTGGCGCTGCAATACGTGGAGAACCGGGACGGCTGCGAATGCAGCATCGCCGGCCTTCAGGACTCCACCGGCCGCGCCATGGGCCTGATGCCCCATCCGGAACGCTTCCTGCTGCCCCGCCACCATTACGACAAGGACTGGGCGGGCCATGAAGACTGGGGCTGGGGCTACTTCCTCTTCAAATCCGCCTTTGACGCCCTGAAATAA
- the purL gene encoding phosphoribosylformylglycinamidine synthase subunit PurL, translated as MSAKTYRTVPVRDLSSDELLELSKKQKLSLSREDMEVVQQIFREIDRDPTDVELEVIAQTWSEHCKHRIFSADISHSVNGGAPETVNSLFKTFIKKPSEKIMERKPGFVLSAFDDNAGFIALDDKLAVCLKAETHNHPSAIEPYAGANTGLGGVIRDILGAGKGAKPIASLDVFCFGAPDTDPASITAPDVIHPLGIMRGVVRGVRDYGNRMGIPTVNGAIQFDPTYIYNPLVFCGTAGVIPREDILKEMRPGLKVIVIGGRTGRDGLKGATFSSAALDEASHEEDFTAVQIGNPIEEKKTLDFIMEARERGLIVFITDCGAGGFSSAAGEMLSVTGGEIFLDNAPLKEPGLISWEIFLSESQERMVIAVEEKDLPELRKLADTFQTELTVLGHSDDTGILKVWHNGELVCSLDNSKLHDAPIKKLESVFTPGKGLTGQPLPDKDLDKSMETIMGDFAIVSREPIIREYDHEVQGNTILKPLAGTQSDAPQDGSVVDIDGSDKCMAMACAILPEWGKTDPYAMGTGTVDECVRQLILVGSNPDKIGLLDNFCMGNPEDPRELGRLVECVKAIAHAADAYNAPFISGKDSFYNYFETEDGPINVPVTFLCSGFGVVESPEHATGSSLRRTDSLLYLIGNTEDEMGGSVFARTHGVEDAKVPQTDCVKNMALYKAYYDALTSGLVLSAHDVSEGGLAVTAAEMAFSGKGGVQLDLTKVPTAGGWKSPAVPLFSESTGRILVEVDPEFAADFEAAMNGFPCACIGKATEEKLLTATCCGGDKVLECDIAKLKKLWKDGLTPYY; from the coding sequence ATGTCCGCCAAAACCTACCGCACCGTTCCCGTGAGGGACCTGAGCAGCGACGAACTGCTTGAACTCAGCAAGAAGCAGAAGCTTTCCCTGTCCCGTGAGGACATGGAAGTGGTCCAGCAGATTTTCCGTGAAATCGACCGCGACCCCACTGATGTGGAACTGGAAGTGATCGCCCAGACTTGGTCCGAGCACTGCAAGCACCGCATTTTCTCCGCAGACATCAGCCACAGCGTTAACGGCGGCGCGCCGGAAACCGTCAACAGCCTGTTCAAGACGTTCATCAAGAAGCCGTCTGAAAAGATTATGGAACGCAAGCCGGGCTTCGTGCTCAGCGCGTTTGACGACAACGCCGGATTCATTGCCCTGGACGACAAGCTGGCCGTCTGCCTGAAGGCGGAAACGCACAACCACCCCTCCGCCATTGAACCGTACGCCGGGGCCAATACCGGGCTGGGCGGCGTCATCCGCGACATCCTGGGCGCGGGCAAGGGCGCCAAGCCCATCGCCTCCCTGGACGTCTTCTGCTTCGGCGCCCCGGATACAGACCCAGCCTCCATCACCGCCCCGGACGTCATCCATCCGCTGGGCATCATGCGCGGCGTGGTGCGCGGCGTGCGTGACTACGGCAACCGCATGGGCATTCCCACCGTGAACGGCGCCATCCAGTTTGACCCCACTTACATTTACAATCCGCTCGTATTCTGCGGCACCGCCGGCGTCATTCCCCGTGAGGACATCCTGAAGGAAATGCGGCCGGGCCTCAAGGTAATCGTCATCGGCGGACGGACGGGCCGCGACGGCCTGAAGGGAGCCACCTTCTCTTCCGCCGCCCTGGACGAAGCCTCCCATGAAGAGGACTTTACCGCCGTGCAGATCGGCAACCCGATTGAAGAAAAGAAAACGCTGGACTTCATCATGGAAGCGCGGGAACGCGGCCTGATCGTTTTCATCACGGACTGCGGCGCGGGCGGCTTCTCCTCCGCAGCCGGGGAAATGCTCTCCGTCACGGGCGGGGAAATCTTCCTGGATAACGCCCCCCTGAAGGAACCGGGCCTCATCTCCTGGGAAATCTTCCTGTCGGAGTCCCAGGAACGCATGGTGATTGCCGTGGAGGAAAAGGACCTGCCGGAACTCCGGAAGCTGGCCGATACGTTCCAGACGGAGCTGACCGTCCTGGGTCATTCCGACGATACAGGCATCCTCAAGGTCTGGCACAACGGGGAACTGGTGTGCTCCCTGGACAACTCCAAGCTGCATGACGCTCCCATCAAAAAACTGGAATCCGTCTTCACCCCCGGCAAGGGCCTTACCGGCCAGCCGCTGCCGGACAAGGACCTGGACAAGTCCATGGAAACCATTATGGGGGACTTCGCCATCGTCTCCCGCGAGCCCATCATCCGCGAGTACGACCACGAGGTGCAGGGCAACACCATCCTGAAGCCCCTGGCAGGCACCCAGTCCGACGCCCCGCAGGACGGCTCCGTGGTGGACATTGACGGTTCTGACAAGTGCATGGCCATGGCCTGCGCCATTCTTCCGGAATGGGGCAAGACGGACCCGTACGCCATGGGAACCGGCACGGTGGACGAATGCGTGCGCCAGCTCATCCTGGTGGGGTCCAACCCGGACAAGATCGGCCTGCTGGACAACTTCTGCATGGGCAACCCGGAAGACCCCAGGGAACTCGGACGCCTGGTGGAATGCGTGAAGGCCATCGCCCATGCGGCGGACGCCTACAACGCTCCCTTCATCTCCGGCAAGGATTCCTTCTACAACTACTTTGAAACGGAAGACGGCCCCATCAACGTGCCCGTCACCTTCCTCTGCTCCGGCTTCGGCGTGGTGGAAAGCCCGGAACACGCCACCGGTTCCTCCCTGCGCCGCACGGACAGCCTGCTGTACCTCATCGGCAACACGGAAGATGAAATGGGAGGCTCCGTCTTCGCCCGCACCCACGGTGTGGAAGACGCCAAGGTACCGCAGACGGACTGCGTGAAGAACATGGCCCTGTACAAGGCTTATTACGACGCCCTGACCTCCGGCCTGGTGCTCTCCGCGCACGACGTTTCCGAAGGCGGCCTGGCCGTCACGGCGGCGGAAATGGCCTTCTCCGGCAAGGGCGGCGTTCAACTGGACCTGACCAAGGTGCCGACCGCCGGCGGATGGAAATCCCCCGCGGTCCCCCTGTTCAGTGAAAGCACCGGACGCATCCTGGTGGAAGTGGACCCGGAATTTGCCGCGGACTTTGAGGCGGCCATGAACGGCTTCCCCTGCGCCTGCATCGGCAAGGCAACGGAAGAAAAACTCCTCACGGCCACTTGCTGCGGCGGGGACAAGGTGCTGGAGTGCGACATAGCCAAGCTCAAGAAGCTCTGGAAGGACGGCCTTACCCCCTACTATTGA
- the purC gene encoding phosphoribosylaminoimidazolesuccinocarboxamide synthase, giving the protein MEPIYEGKAKRLYTTDNPNVLRMEYKDDATAGNGAKKAQFENKGRMNKAITLVIYRMLESKGVKTHLVADVDDINIDVKKVSILPLEVIVRNIAAGSFSRRMGVKEGTPFKKPIVEFSYKDDDLGDPFINDDYARELNAATEEECAFLKDQARIVNDVLIDFFKQVGLTLVDFKIEFGRLAEDPSQIVLADEISPDTCRLWDIKTGEKMDKDRFRQDLGNVMEAYEEVLSRLQNKA; this is encoded by the coding sequence ATGGAACCTATTTACGAAGGGAAGGCCAAACGCCTTTATACGACCGACAATCCCAACGTCCTCCGCATGGAATACAAGGACGACGCCACCGCCGGAAACGGCGCCAAGAAAGCCCAGTTTGAAAACAAGGGCAGGATGAACAAGGCCATCACCCTGGTCATCTACCGCATGCTGGAAAGCAAGGGCGTGAAGACCCACCTGGTCGCCGACGTGGACGACATCAACATTGACGTGAAAAAGGTTTCCATCCTCCCTCTGGAAGTGATCGTGCGCAACATCGCCGCCGGTTCCTTCAGCCGCCGCATGGGCGTCAAGGAAGGCACCCCCTTCAAGAAGCCGATCGTGGAGTTCTCCTACAAGGACGACGATCTGGGCGATCCCTTCATCAATGATGATTACGCCCGTGAACTGAACGCCGCCACGGAAGAGGAATGCGCCTTCCTGAAGGACCAGGCCCGCATCGTGAACGACGTGCTGATTGATTTCTTCAAGCAGGTAGGCCTGACGCTGGTGGACTTCAAGATTGAATTCGGCCGTCTGGCGGAAGATCCCTCCCAGATCGTGCTGGCTGACGAGATTTCCCCGGACACCTGCCGCCTGTGGGACATCAAGACCGGCGAGAAGATGGACAAGGACCGCTTCCGCCAGGACCTGGGCAACGTGATGGAAGCCTACGAGGAGGTCCTCTCCCGGCTCCAGAACAAGGCCTGA
- a CDS encoding GreA/GreB family elongation factor: MHADLEKLLSLGKITPSLAEKLDRIAPGRYCFHASWGAGKVISWNLAGKKLVIDFEENPEHEVALEFAPKILEFLHDDHFLARRYEDTESLINLSVDDPVELVRVTLQGYGNSLTPEKLEAALKGTVIAEDKWKNWWDKVRAMLRSNVQFMMPTRKGERITLRTNILSRAQAALEDYNKAADLKAKVRVLDAIKMEAVMAEPDTVNSLVQAVDEDVRNGGSLALQQVLELAVLRDDLIAAVKNTEAARDAYPLRSIVEANISDVEHFAEVLNSMPAVRQKRVYMTLPAIFGEDWTQKALELFDASGARAVGEIAKFLIEEGQDKALVKHLKHELLRQTLPAESLIWICRQRHDASKPLFGLPVGIAMLSLIEQDHMDGGPNRMLRLKNLFMEDKNIIQEMIKGQDVAEVRQFAKMLYNTSAFSEQDRGALMARVIGVFPNLHSIVLDAMVDTSDKPEPIFVSWDSLEARKKELEELVNVKIPENLHNKKISRAEGDLRENGGYQDAKEVEKVLNRRRSELEHALALARGTDFAVTDTSRAAMGMKVTLQPLAGGDAVVYTILGAWDTNPEKHIVSYLSQVGKELTGKSVGDQVKIVPMDGDKKKVFTITKIEAAF, translated from the coding sequence ATGCACGCCGACTTGGAGAAATTATTGTCTCTGGGGAAAATCACCCCCTCTCTCGCTGAAAAACTTGATCGCATCGCACCTGGCCGTTACTGCTTCCATGCTTCATGGGGCGCCGGCAAAGTCATCTCCTGGAACCTGGCCGGCAAAAAGCTGGTTATTGATTTTGAGGAAAATCCGGAACATGAAGTTGCCCTGGAATTTGCTCCCAAAATTTTGGAGTTCCTCCATGATGACCATTTCCTGGCCAGGCGATATGAAGATACCGAATCCCTGATCAACCTGTCTGTGGATGATCCGGTGGAACTGGTGCGCGTTACCTTGCAGGGCTACGGCAATTCCCTTACCCCGGAAAAGCTGGAAGCCGCGCTGAAAGGCACCGTGATTGCGGAAGACAAATGGAAGAACTGGTGGGACAAGGTGCGCGCCATGCTCCGCTCCAATGTCCAGTTCATGATGCCCACCCGCAAGGGAGAGCGCATCACGCTCCGCACGAATATTCTTTCCCGCGCCCAGGCCGCCCTGGAGGATTATAACAAGGCCGCCGACCTGAAAGCCAAGGTGCGCGTGCTGGACGCCATCAAGATGGAAGCGGTCATGGCGGAGCCGGACACCGTCAACTCCCTGGTTCAGGCGGTGGACGAGGATGTGCGCAACGGCGGCAGCCTGGCTCTCCAGCAGGTGCTGGAGCTGGCCGTACTCCGGGATGACCTGATCGCTGCCGTCAAGAATACGGAAGCGGCCCGGGACGCCTATCCCCTCCGCTCCATCGTGGAAGCCAATATCAGCGATGTGGAACACTTTGCCGAGGTGCTCAATTCCATGCCTGCCGTACGCCAGAAGCGCGTTTATATGACGCTGCCCGCCATCTTTGGGGAGGATTGGACGCAGAAGGCCCTGGAACTGTTTGACGCAAGCGGCGCCCGCGCCGTGGGTGAAATCGCCAAGTTCCTGATTGAAGAAGGGCAGGACAAGGCCCTGGTCAAGCATTTGAAGCATGAACTGCTGCGCCAGACCCTTCCGGCGGAATCCCTGATATGGATATGCCGCCAGCGCCATGACGCCTCCAAGCCCCTCTTCGGGCTTCCGGTGGGCATCGCCATGCTCTCCCTGATTGAACAGGACCACATGGACGGCGGCCCCAACCGCATGCTGCGCCTGAAGAACCTGTTCATGGAGGATAAGAACATCATCCAGGAAATGATCAAGGGGCAGGACGTGGCGGAAGTGCGCCAGTTCGCCAAGATGCTGTACAATACGTCCGCCTTCTCCGAACAGGACCGTGGCGCGCTGATGGCCCGCGTGATCGGCGTTTTCCCGAATCTGCACTCCATCGTCCTGGACGCCATGGTGGATACCTCCGACAAGCCGGAACCGATCTTCGTTTCCTGGGACAGCCTGGAAGCCCGCAAGAAGGAGCTGGAAGAACTGGTAAACGTGAAGATTCCGGAAAACCTGCACAACAAGAAGATTTCCCGCGCGGAGGGTGACCTCCGTGAAAACGGCGGCTACCAGGATGCCAAGGAAGTTGAAAAGGTGCTCAACCGCCGCCGCTCCGAGCTGGAGCATGCGCTGGCGCTGGCCCGCGGCACGGACTTTGCCGTGACGGATACCTCCAGGGCCGCCATGGGGATGAAGGTGACCCTCCAGCCCCTGGCCGGAGGCGATGCCGTGGTGTACACCATTCTGGGCGCGTGGGACACGAATCCGGAAAAACACATTGTCTCCTATCTTTCCCAGGTGGGCAAGGAGCTGACGGGCAAGAGCGTGGGAGACCAGGTGAAGATCGTCCCGATGGACGGAGACAAGAAGAAGGTGTTCACGATTACGAAGATTGAAGCCGCTTTTTAA
- a CDS encoding PEP-CTERM sorting domain-containing protein: protein MKKTLFILATMVAAAVAAEASTVLISFGINSGNGTAVVDGTYLGESGQKVNKISTGQSSSYTSGTLATTGGSGTGITLTTGGLCCGGPGVMTDATAKGSALGQDNKFYDVFGQDMTIGNPLGGAVNPIGSANGNFTMSLNNLSAGTYTLTMLVGRGNNYGTGNTSSFSIDGSGISNISASLDDYSTGSGATLNGVTVTGNTHTGNWMLITYTFDVAADGTQLNIQSQGGTGNINALALASVPEPATASLGLLGLAVLLVRRRRA from the coding sequence ATGAAGAAAACATTATTCATTCTGGCAACCATGGTTGCAGCGGCTGTTGCGGCCGAGGCCTCTACGGTTCTGATCTCATTCGGGATCAATTCAGGCAATGGCACTGCCGTTGTTGATGGCACGTATCTTGGAGAGTCCGGACAGAAGGTGAACAAGATCTCCACGGGACAAAGCAGTTCCTATACTTCCGGCACCTTGGCCACTACCGGGGGAAGCGGTACCGGAATCACCCTGACGACGGGGGGACTCTGCTGCGGAGGGCCCGGCGTCATGACTGATGCCACTGCCAAAGGCTCCGCCCTGGGCCAGGACAACAAGTTTTACGATGTTTTCGGACAGGATATGACCATCGGCAACCCCCTGGGGGGCGCTGTCAATCCCATCGGCTCCGCAAACGGCAACTTCACGATGTCCCTGAATAATCTGTCCGCCGGCACTTATACGCTTACCATGCTGGTGGGACGCGGAAACAACTACGGTACGGGCAACACCTCCTCCTTCAGCATTGACGGCAGCGGCATCTCCAACATCTCCGCCAGCCTGGACGACTATTCCACCGGGTCCGGAGCCACGCTGAACGGCGTTACCGTCACGGGCAATACGCATACCGGGAACTGGATGCTGATTACTTACACGTTTGACGTGGCGGCGGATGGCACCCAGCTCAATATCCAGTCTCAGGGAGGCACCGGCAACATCAATGCCCTGGCCCTCGCCTCCGTTCCGGAACCGGCCACGGCCAGTCTCGGCCTGCTGGGCCTGGCCGTACTGCTGGTGCGCCGCAGGCGTGCATAA